CTGCGCGATCTCGGGCGAGATCTCGTTGCCGCGCATCGTGCGCTTGCGGCGCTGGCCGCCGTAGGCGGTCGGGCGGAAGCCGATGGAGTCCGCGACGAGCAGGTCCTTGCGGGCCGCCGTGTGGACCTCGGGGCGCATCGGGAAACCGTCGCGGTCCGATCCGCCGGTGATCTTGAGCCGGTAGCCGGGGAGGCCGAGGAACATGCCGTCGACCTCGTCGCCGATCTTCTTGCGGACGAGCACGTTCGCGTGCTGACCCGAGACGGTCACCTGGTAGGACTTGCCGTCGCGAGGGTCATTGACAACCACCTTGAATTCGACCATGGGAAACGCTCCGGAGCGTGAGATGGCCCTGCCTCGGAAGGCCGGGCGCAGGCGTCGGAATGACGGAGGTCCTTTAAAAAGCTATTGGCCATCGCCGGCGATGTTCCCCCGAGGTCTCAGCCGGGTCGGGGCGCGGGGCGGGTGGCGGACGCACCCACCGACGCCCGACCCACAAGAGGGATACCCGGGAAGCCTGGGAAGTCGGGAGCGTCATGGGTCCGGTCCGTGCTCCCGAAGGCGACATCACGCTCGCCACGAACGCGCCGACGCATTGGCCGCGCGTCACGGTGCCGACCCCGGCCGGGCGCCCGCGCGCCGCCGTCGAGCAGCTTGCGGGCGAGGTCGCCCGCCGCCTCGTGTCGAGCGGCCTCGAGGTCGTGGACCAGGGCCGCGTGGTCGCGCTCGGCCCCGAGACCGTCCGCGTCGACCTCGTGGTCCGCGTCGGACGCGAGGAGATTCCCATCTTCGTCTTTCCCGGCGTCGATCCCGAGCGCGAGGGCGCCATGTTCGGATTCCTGCGCGCCGCGATGCGGGAGACGGGCGCGTTCGCGACGCCCGCCCTCTACTACGCGGTGCGCGACCTCGGCCTCGCGGAATCCCCGACGCCCGCGTCGATCGAGCGCGCCGCCGAGGCCTTCGTGGTGCGCGCGGCCCGAAGCGGCCTCGACCTCACGTACGATGCGGGCCCCGAAGGCGTCGTGGCGGCGGTGCGGGACCTTGCGCGCGCCCCGGTCGAGGCGGGCGGCGGCATCCCGGTCACCGAGGCCGCGAGCTTCGTCGGCGAATGGCTCAAGCGCCGCGTCTCGGGGCGCTGGTTCCTCGACGAGGATCTCCCGCGATCCGTGCTCGTGCTCGTCGATCCGGCGCGGGGCGACCAGTGGCAGATCCCGATCTTCGCATGGTTCCCCGACGCGGTCCGCACCGGTTACGACGGCCTCCTCGGCCTTCTCCAGGGCATCGTCGAGGACGGAGCGCGCGAGGACCCGGACGACGCGCCCATCCCCGTCACGACGCCCGCCTACCGCCGCGCCGCCTCGGGATGGCTCGGCGGAACGCTCTCGACGATCGAGCCCGGCGCCGAGTCGACCCTCCTGCTGCGGCGTTGCGCGTCGTGCGGCGACATGGCGTCCGCCGCCGTCTCGTTCGACGACAAGGCGGAGGGCTTCGAGCCCGCGATCGCGCGCTCCCTCGCCGCGGCGGGCGCGCCCGCCTCCGAGTGCGACGCCTGCGGCGGCACGGACTACCGCGAAACGGTCGTGCTCTACCTGCTGCCCGACCGGGACGGTCACGTCCTCGTCGTCACGGAAACCTTCGACAGCCACGTCCGCGTCGCGGCGCGCGAGATCGCGTTCGCGTGATCACCGCTTCGCCCACGACGCGACGGGATGTCCGAGCGCTTCGAGCCAGCGCGCGGAATGGCCGCCGACGAGCACCGGCTTCGCCGCGAGATCCGCGGCCGAGCGCGCGCCCGTGAGGAAGCACGCGACCTTGAGCTCGTGGGCGACGTGGCCCAGGAACTCCGCGCACTTCCTGCCCGAGACGTTCGCGGGATGCAGGGCCGCGCTCGCGTAGCCCGCGAGCGTCGCGCCAAGCGCCATCGCGCGCGCCGCGTCGAGGCCGCTGCGCAGTCCGCCGGTCGCGACGACGGGCAACCCGACGCGGCTCTCGACGAGCGACGCGACCGTGGGAACGCCCCAGTCGCGGTAGAGCTCGCCCACGCGCACGTGCGCCTCGTCGCGCTCCTTGCGCGCCCGGAAAAGCTCGACGGCGGCGAACGTCGTCCCGGAAAGGCCCCCCACGTCGAGGGCCGCGACGCCGCATTTCCGCAACCGCTCCGCGGTGGGTCGCCGCATCCCGGCGCCCGTCTCCTTCGCGATGACGGGGATGCCGAGGTCGCCCGCGAGATCGCGGATCGCGTGCTCGACGCCCGCGGCCGCGAGGTCGCCCTCGGGCTGCGCGGCCTCCTGGAGGAAGTTGAGGTGCACGATGAGCGCGTCGGCCTCGACCATCGCCACGATCTCGCTCACGTCCGCGCGCGAGAGCGGACGCTTCCCGCCCTGCGGGACGAGCTGCGGCGCCCCGATGTTCGCCGCGACGAACGGGACGTCGTGCTTGCGGACGACGCTGAACGTGCGCTTCTGCGAAGGATCCACGAGCGCGGCGCGCTGGCTTCCGACGCCGAGCGCGACGCCCGCTTCGGCCGCGGCCGCGGCGAGGTTGCCGTTGATGCGCTCCGCGTCGGGGTATCCGCCCGTCATGGACGCGATCATGACGGGCGCCTCGAGCCTCGCGCCGAGGAACGTCGTCGCGAGGGAGACCGAGGGGAGGTCCACCTCGGGCATCGCCTCGTGGAGGAGCGCGACGTCGTCCCACGCGTTCGCGCGGGCGCGCACGTCCTCCTTGAGGATGATGTCGACGTGGTCCTTCTTGCGGCTCGTCGTGATCTTCTTCTCGGACTTCGCGGGCTTCCTGCGCTCAGCCATGGATGATCGTCCCCTTCACGGCGCGGCCGAGGACCGCGTCCTTCAATCGACCGGGCTCGAGCCCGTTCACGAGCGTGACCGGCGTCGCCGCGGCCGCGACGCCCGCGAGGGCCTTCACCTTTCCGCCCATGCCGCCCGTCACGTCCGGCGCCCGCGAGGCGCCCGCCTCGGCGACGCCGAGGTCGGTCGATCGCACGCGCTCGAGAAGGCGCGCGCCGCCGAGCTTCGGGTCGCGGTCGAAGAGGCCGTCCACGTCCGTCGCGACGACGACGCGCTCGACCTTGAGGGCGCGCGCGAGCGGCGCGAGGAGCGCGTCGCCGGAGACGATGCCGAAGCCGCGCGCGGGGTCGAGGACCGCGTCGCCGTGCGTCACGGGCACGAGGCCGCGCGCGACGGCTTCGACGAACGGCCGCACGCGCGCCGCCTCGTCGTCGGGGAGCGCGAAGGGCGGGATCGCGACGGGCGCGAGGCCGGCGGCAATCAACGCCTCCAGCACCGCGAGGTCGAGCGCGCGGACGTCCGCGTGCACCCGCGCGAAGGGGGCCGCCTTCTCGCGGCCGCCCCCTTCCGAAAGCCGGTGCTCGCGCGCGAGGACGTGGCCGAACGAGCCCGCGCCGTGCACGACCGCGCCCGAGAAGCGCGCCTCGGCGAGCTCGCCCGCGAGGCGCGCGAGGACGTCGGCCCGGAGCGTCCGGTAACGCGACTTGTCCGTGAGGATGGATCCGCCGAGCTTCACGACGACGGTCATTCGAACCGCACCCCTTGAGCGCCGAGCGTCGCGACCCACGCGGCGCCGCCGGCCTTGCGGATGGCCGCCGCGCACGCCTCCGGCTCGTCGCTCACGGCGATCATGCTGCCGCCGCCGCCCGAGCCCGTGAGCTTCGCCCCGTGCGCGTGGCGCCGCGCCACCTCGCAGAGGCGGTTGAGGCGCGGCGTCGAGACGCCGAGGATCGTGAGCAGGTTGTGGTTGCGGTCGAAAAGCTTCCCGAGCTGCGCCCGGTCGCCCCTCGCGGCGGCCTTCGCGCCTTCCCGCGCGACGTCGCCGATCTCGCGGATGACGTCCTTCGCGAAACCGGTGCGGGCGACGAAACGCGCGACCTTCGCGACCTCGGTCGCCGTGCGGCCGCGCTCGTGCGTGAAGCCGATGACGACGGGCATCGCGGGCGGCTCGACCTTGTGGAGCGACCATCGCCGCTCGCCGCGCGTGATCTCCCACAGGAATCCCGGCCCGCGCTCGCGGCCGACGAGGATCGCGCCGCCTTCCGTCACGGTCGTCGTGTCGGTGGGCGAGGCGCGCCCCTGCTGCGCCGCGGCCTCGACGTCGTACGCGAGGCGCGCAAGCGTCTCGCGCGGCACGGGCGAGGCGCGGTCGGCCTTCCCGGCGAGCGCGAGGAGGCCGAGGAGCGATGCGGAGACGAGGGCGGCGGAGGATCCGAGACCGGACCCGCCGGGGACGCTCGCCTCGACCTGGAACGCGACGGGCTTGTCTTCGCCCGCGGCCTTGAGGGCCTCCGACAGGTAATGATGATAAGCGGACGCGAGGGGGGCGTCGTTGATCGTGGAGGGCCCGCCCGCGGGCCCGCGCGCGACGCGCACGCGGAGCCGCAGGTCGACCGCGGCCGCGACGGCCGGCTCGCCGTAGACGACGGCGTGCTCGCCGAAGAGGATGACCTTCGCCGGGGCGCTCGTGAGCGCCGCGGCCGCGCCGGTCGCCGTCACCGGTCCGGCCGAAGCGCGGGGTCCCGCAAGAAGGTTGGCTTCCCGACCGGCTTCCGCGGCCTTCGGGACGCCTGCGTCCAGGGCTTCGTCGTCGCCTGTCCGGACGGTTTGAACGGGTGCGGGGTCGCGGCGGGGTTCGTCAAACGAGTGGCTCAATCCCATTATCCCCAGGGGACAAGGAGCACGAACCATGCCCTCCCGTGGGGTTCCCGAACAACCGCTTGGCGCATGGCCCCGCGTGGAAGCGGGCTTCAAGCCCGGTCCCGCGCAGCTTTCCGGCAGGCCTCTTGCCTCTGCGGCGCCGCCGCCTGAAACGGCGACCGCCGCTTGCCCGGCCTGCCGGGGGGCGGCGCGCAACGTGGCGGGCGATCGACGCAAAGGATTCTGGTGCGCGAGCTGCACGGTGCTCGTGGTGCTCGGCCTCGGACCCGCGCCCGTCACGTACTGGGGTCTCGCCGTCCCCTCGGGCTTCCGCGCGCTCGACGAGTGAGCGGCGCGGTCGCTCGCCGGAAGGATGGGATGAGAAAAGACGGCGCGCGGGCGCGCTCGGCGCGCCCGCGGTGGAAGGGGGCGGCGCTCAGAGCGTCGCTTCGAAGTCGTCGATCGTGAGGTTGAAGGCCTCGTCCGACTCGACCTTCTTCCACTTCTTCGCGATCTCGCGCGTGAGGAGCCAGTAGACGAGCGCGAGCGAGCGGCGACCCTTGTTGTTGGTCGGGATCACGAGGTCGACGTTGCGCGTCTCGTTGTTCGTGTCGCAGAGCGCGACGATCGGGATGCCCGTGTTGAGGGCCTCGCGCATCGCCTGCGAGTCGCCCGCGGGGTCCGTGAGGACCATGACCTCGGGCTCGAAGAACTGCGTCGTGTTCGGGTTTGTGAGCGTGCCCGGCATGAAGCGGCCCGCGATCGCGACCGTGCCGAGGTGCTTCGAGAGGACGCGGATCGGCTTCTGGCCGTACTGGCGGGCCGAGACGAAGAGGATCTTCTCCGGCGGGTACTTCGAGAGGAAGTTCGCGGCGGCGCGGAGGCGCTCGTCGGTCTTCTTGACGTCGAGGACGAAGAGGCCGTCGTTGCGGACGCGGTAGATGTACCCCTTCATGTCGGCGTTCTTCTGCTGCGTCCCGATGTGGATGCCGCACCCGAGGTACGTGTCTTCGGGGACGAGGCTCTCGTACTGACCCAGGCTCTGTTCCTGTTCCGTCTGCTGCACGACCATCTGACTCACCAACGAACGTCCGGGGACCGGACTGGAAGCGTGAAAGGCCCTCCCGCGGGGAAGGCGAGGCAGCCTGGGAGAGAGGAGGTCGCTTTTATACGTTGTGGGCCCGGCCGAGCGGGGCCCCCCGCGATATCGCGGGAACGCTCCCGTGTTGCGCGCCCGGGGCTCCGATACGTTGACGGGAGCGCACGCGCCTGCCCGCCGCCATGGCCCGCCGCGCGATGCGCCTGCACGGTCCGCGCCGCCGAACGCCCCTCGAGGCGCAGGCGCCCGAGATGTCGGGATTCAACGGGGTGGCGGAACCGGTGACCGACCCGGACCTCGCTCGGCCGCGCGCCTTCCGCGGACGGAACCCCGCCCTCCCTCGCTTCGCCCACGTCGCCATCCAACCGGGCTGCGGCCCGCGCTTCCGGTAGGGTCGTCATGCGCATCCCCTTCCTTCCCGGCGCCGG
Above is a window of Candidatus Thermoplasmatota archaeon DNA encoding:
- a CDS encoding 30S ribosomal protein S6e, whose protein sequence is MVEFKVVVNDPRDGKSYQVTVSGQHANVLVRKKIGDEVDGMFLGLPGYRLKITGGSDRDGFPMRPEVHTAARKDLLVADSIGFRPTAYGGQRRKRTMRGNEISPEIAQINAKVTTPGPKPVSELLAAKAA
- the fni gene encoding type 2 isopentenyl-diphosphate Delta-isomerase is translated as MAERRKPAKSEKKITTSRKKDHVDIILKEDVRARANAWDDVALLHEAMPEVDLPSVSLATTFLGARLEAPVMIASMTGGYPDAERINGNLAAAAAEAGVALGVGSQRAALVDPSQKRTFSVVRKHDVPFVAANIGAPQLVPQGGKRPLSRADVSEIVAMVEADALIVHLNFLQEAAQPEGDLAAAGVEHAIRDLAGDLGIPVIAKETGAGMRRPTAERLRKCGVAALDVGGLSGTTFAAVELFRARKERDEAHVRVGELYRDWGVPTVASLVESRVGLPVVATGGLRSGLDAARAMALGATLAGYASAALHPANVSGRKCAEFLGHVAHELKVACFLTGARSAADLAAKPVLVGGHSARWLEALGHPVASWAKR
- a CDS encoding isopentenyl phosphate kinase encodes the protein MTVVVKLGGSILTDKSRYRTLRADVLARLAGELAEARFSGAVVHGAGSFGHVLAREHRLSEGGGREKAAPFARVHADVRALDLAVLEALIAAGLAPVAIPPFALPDDEAARVRPFVEAVARGLVPVTHGDAVLDPARGFGIVSGDALLAPLARALKVERVVVATDVDGLFDRDPKLGGARLLERVRSTDLGVAEAGASRAPDVTGGMGGKVKALAGVAAAATPVTLVNGLEPGRLKDAVLGRAVKGTIIHG
- the mvk gene encoding mevalonate kinase, with protein sequence MTATGAAAALTSAPAKVILFGEHAVVYGEPAVAAAVDLRLRVRVARGPAGGPSTINDAPLASAYHHYLSEALKAAGEDKPVAFQVEASVPGGSGLGSSAALVSASLLGLLALAGKADRASPVPRETLARLAYDVEAAAQQGRASPTDTTTVTEGGAILVGRERGPGFLWEITRGERRWSLHKVEPPAMPVVIGFTHERGRTATEVAKVARFVARTGFAKDVIREIGDVAREGAKAAARGDRAQLGKLFDRNHNLLTILGVSTPRLNRLCEVARRHAHGAKLTGSGGGGSMIAVSDEPEACAAAIRKAGGAAWVATLGAQGVRFE
- the rpsB gene encoding 30S ribosomal protein S2 — translated: MVVQQTEQEQSLGQYESLVPEDTYLGCGIHIGTQQKNADMKGYIYRVRNDGLFVLDVKKTDERLRAAANFLSKYPPEKILFVSARQYGQKPIRVLSKHLGTVAIAGRFMPGTLTNPNTTQFFEPEVMVLTDPAGDSQAMREALNTGIPIVALCDTNNETRNVDLVIPTNNKGRRSLALVYWLLTREIAKKWKKVESDEAFNLTIDDFEATL